A segment of the Collimonas fungivorans genome:
GGAAAACTGCAGCGCCTGCACCAGCACCACCAGCACCGCAACCGTGGTGACCATGACTTCGGTCTGGAAGCGCTGGTAGCCGAAGCGGATCGCCAGGTCGCCCAGGCCGCCGCCGCCGATCACGCCGGACATGGCGGCATACGACATCAGGGCAATCGCGGTGACGGTAGTGGCGGCGATCAGGCCGGGCAGGGCTTCCGGCAGCAGCGCGCCGAAGATGATCTGGCGCTTGTTGGCGCCCATGGCCTGGCAGGCTTCCACCACGCCGCGGTCGATTTCGCGCAACACGTTTTCCACCAGGCGCGCGAAGAACGGCGCGGTGCCCAGCACCAGCGGCGGAATCGCGCCCTGCACGCCGAGCGAAGTGCCGACCAGGATTACCGTGACCGGGATCATCACGATCAGCAGGATCAGGAATGGCACCGAGCGCAGCACGTTGACGACCAGCGACAACGCCCGGTAGATGCCGCGCTGTTCCAGCAGCTGGCGTTTGCCGGTAATGAACAGCAGGATGCCGAGCGGCAGTCCGAGCAGTATCGTGAACAGCAGGGAAAAGCCGGTCATGGCCAGGGTTTCCCAGGTGGCTTGCCAGATGTCGCCCCAGTCGATGAGAGAGAAGTCCATTATGCGAGCACCTCATGGCGGATGTTGTGCTGATCGAGCGTGGTGAAGACTTGCGCGACGTCGGCCGGTTCGCCGCGCAGTTCCACCAGCAGCTGGCCATAGGGCGTGTCCTTGATGCGGGCGATGGTGCCTTGCAGGATGGTGATCAGCGCCGGCGTGGCGGCGGCGATGCTGCTCAGGATCGGCTGGTAGGTGATGTCGCCGACATAGGTCAGGCGCACCAGCAGCCCGCGCAGCTGGCTGGCGCCCGGTACCGTCGACGGCAGCAATGCCGTCTCTGCAGAAAACGGCGTGCTTTCGGCGACCATGCTTTGCGTTACCGCATGCTGCGGATGGAGGAACACTTCGGCTACGTCGCCGCTTTCGACGATGCGGCCGCCCTCGATTACCGCAACGCGGTCGCAGATGTTGCGGATCACCTGCATCTCGTGCGTGATCAGCACGATCGTCAGGCCCAGCTTGCGATTGATGTCGAGCAGCAGGCGCAGGATTGCTTGCGTGGTCTCCGGGTCAAGGGCGGAAGTGGCTTCGTCGCATAACAGCAGGTGCGGGGTATTGGCTAGCGCACGGGCGATGCCGACCCGCTGTTTCTGGCCGCCGGACAGTTGCGCCGGGTATTTGTCGCGGTGCTCGGCCAGTCCGACCAGATCCAGCAGTTCGCTGACCCGGGCGGCACGTTCCTGCGGCGTGTATTTGCCGGTGATCTTCAGCGGCCAGTCGATGTTGGCGGCCACGGTCTTGGCGCCCAGCAGGTTGAAGTGCTGGAAAATCATGCCGACGCGCTGGCGCAGCCGGTGCAGTCCACTGTTGTCCAGCGCGGTGATGTCTTCGCCCTCGATCAGGACTTTCCCGCCGGACGGGCGTTCCAGCATGTTGAGGGTGCGGATCAGGGTGCTTTTGCCGGCGCCGGAGCGGCCGATGATGCCGAAGATTTCACCCTTCTTGATGTGCAGGTTGATGTCGGACAATGCGGCGACGGGCGTGCCGGCGGTTTTGGCATTGCGTTCCAGCGGGTAGGTTTTATGCAGGTGCTCGATGCGGATCACAGGTTTGCTTCACAGATTCAGTCAGGCTTGCCATTTTATCAGCGACCCTATATACACCAAAGTTATATCTTGTTATTTGTATATAACAATCTCGTTGTTAAGCCGGTTATTAATGAATGAAGATATTGTGATGAGAACATGCAAACGATGTTTTTTTATGGCATAGTAAAGAAACTATGAAAGCACCTCAGAGCGAATTGGCCA
Coding sequences within it:
- a CDS encoding methionine ABC transporter permease — translated: MDFSLIDWGDIWQATWETLAMTGFSLLFTILLGLPLGILLFITGKRQLLEQRGIYRALSLVVNVLRSVPFLILLIVMIPVTVILVGTSLGVQGAIPPLVLGTAPFFARLVENVLREIDRGVVEACQAMGANKRQIIFGALLPEALPGLIAATTVTAIALMSYAAMSGVIGGGGLGDLAIRFGYQRFQTEVMVTTVAVLVVLVQALQFSGDRLVQHFTRK
- a CDS encoding methionine ABC transporter ATP-binding protein; this encodes MIRIEHLHKTYPLERNAKTAGTPVAALSDINLHIKKGEIFGIIGRSGAGKSTLIRTLNMLERPSGGKVLIEGEDITALDNSGLHRLRQRVGMIFQHFNLLGAKTVAANIDWPLKITGKYTPQERAARVSELLDLVGLAEHRDKYPAQLSGGQKQRVGIARALANTPHLLLCDEATSALDPETTQAILRLLLDINRKLGLTIVLITHEMQVIRNICDRVAVIEGGRIVESGDVAEVFLHPQHAVTQSMVAESTPFSAETALLPSTVPGASQLRGLLVRLTYVGDITYQPILSSIAAATPALITILQGTIARIKDTPYGQLLVELRGEPADVAQVFTTLDQHNIRHEVLA